A single genomic interval of Helianthus annuus cultivar XRQ/B chromosome 6, HanXRQr2.0-SUNRISE, whole genome shotgun sequence harbors:
- the LOC118479618 gene encoding circumsporozoite protein-like, giving the protein MGGGDGGGGGGRRWWLVAAVVGGVGDDGGVGDDGGWRRQWLAASGVGDDGDCWRRRWLVVVAMVGDGGGGCWWRWLVAAAVGGGGGGWVVAGGWWRL; this is encoded by the coding sequence ATGGGTGGAGGTGACGGGGGTGGTGGCGGAGGCCGTCGATGGTGGTTGGTAGCGGCAGTGGTTGGTGGCGTTGGCGACGACGGTGGCGTTGGCGATGATGGTGGTTGGCGACGACAGTGGTTGGCGGCGAGCGGCGTTGGCGACGACGGTGATTGTTGGCGGCGacggtggttggtggtggtggcgatgGTTGGTGACGGCGGTGGCGGTTGTTGGTGGCGGtggttggtggcggcggcggttggtggcggcggtggcgggtGGGTGGTGGCGGGTGGGTGGTGGCGGCTATAG